The Actinomycetota bacterium sequence CGCTCCGTACGGTCCCATGAGCGCCTCGGCCACCTCGGGCGAGCCGGAGTGGTCGGTCCCGACGGGCTCGCCGGTGGAGTCCGCCAGGGTGCGGCCCTGCACGTCGAGCACGCGGACTCGCGACGAGAGGTCGCCGCCTGCGCCGACCAGAGCGTCGCCGAGATCCGCGGTCTCGCTCGTCTCGAGCGTCGCCGACGGTTCCGCGCCCGAGTGTCGGAACGCCGGCGCGACGAGCGCCGCGGTCAGCCGCGCCTCGGTGTAGAGGCGCTCCTCGAGCTTGCGCAGGGCGAACGACTCCAGCTCGCCGAGGAAGTACAGGGACAGCCCCGCGGCCGACAGCATCGCGACCGCGAGGAACGACGCGAGCAGCCGGGTGCGGATCGACGTCGGCATCGCGGGCGCGCCCTACGGGGCGATGCGGTAGCCGTAGCCGCGGACGGTCTCGACGAGGCCGGGGTCGGCGCCGGCGGCCTCGAGCTTGTCGCGCAGGCGCTTGACATGGGTGTCGACGGTCTTCGTCTCGACGAGGTACTCCCAGCCCCAGGCCTGCCGCAGCAGCTGCTCGCGGCCGAGTACCTTGCCGGCGTGGCGCATGAGGCAGGCGAGCAGCTCGAACTCGCGCGGCGTGAGGTCGATGGGGGTGCGCTTCTCGCCGTAGACGGCCTCGTGTGCGTCCTCGTCCAGCGTGATCCCGGATGCGGTGATCGGCGAGCCTCCGGCAGTGGCGCCATCGCCCGTGCGCGCACCGGCCGACCGGCGGAGGAGGGCGCGCACGCGGGCCTGCAGCTCGCGGATACCGAAGGGCTTGGCGAGGTAGTCGTCGCCGCCGATCTCGAGCCCCACGACCTTGTCGAGTTCCGTATCGCGAGCCGACAGGAACAACACCGGCACTTCGCCGGCGGCGCGCAGCCGGCGGCAGACCTCGTAGCCGTCGAGGCCGGGAAGCATGATGTCGAGGATGACGAGGTCGTAGGGGTGCTCATCGGACATGCGCAGCGCGGAGTCGCCGTCCGCCGCGCAGTCCACCTCGTACCCTTCGCGGCGCAGGTTGAACGAGACCAGGTCGGTGATGGCCGCCTCGTCGTCGACGACGAGGACCCTCGGGGCGCTGCCTGTCATCGGGACTCCTCCGTTCACCGTGCGTGGCGGCGTGCCCGATGATAGCATCGGGTGTGCGGGGCTCCGCGGTCGCGGCGCGCCTCGTCACCGTTCCGTCACCGCGAAGGGGCGCGCATGTTCTTGGCCATAGACGTCGGCAACACCCAGACGGTCTTGGGGCTGTTCGACGGCCGGGAGCTGATCGAGCACTGGCGCGTCTCGACCGACGCGTCGCTCACCAGTGATGAGCTGCGGGTGAAGGTGGGCGGGCTGATGCTGGTCGCGGGCCGCGACTGGGGCGACGTGGAGCGGGTCGTCGTCGCGTCGGTCGTGCCGGCGCTGACCGGCGCGTTCGAGCAGATGGCCGAGTCGGCCACCGGGCGCTCGCCGATGGTGGTCGGCCCGGGCCTGAAGACGGGCCTGAAGATCCGCTACGACGACCCCCGGGAGGTCGGCGCCGACCGCATCGTCAACGCTCTGGCGGCGGTCGAGCGGTGCGGCGCGCCCGTGATCGTGGTGGACTTCGGCACCGCGACGACCATCGACGTGGTGGATGC is a genomic window containing:
- a CDS encoding response regulator transcription factor, producing MTGSAPRVLVVDDEAAITDLVSFNLRREGYEVDCAADGDSALRMSDEHPYDLVILDIMLPGLDGYEVCRRLRAAGEVPVLFLSARDTELDKVVGLEIGGDDYLAKPFGIRELQARVRALLRRSAGARTGDGATAGGSPITASGITLDEDAHEAVYGEKRTPIDLTPREFELLACLMRHAGKVLGREQLLRQAWGWEYLVETKTVDTHVKRLRDKLEAAGADPGLVETVRGYGYRIAP
- a CDS encoding type III pantothenate kinase; this encodes MFLAIDVGNTQTVLGLFDGRELIEHWRVSTDASLTSDELRVKVGGLMLVAGRDWGDVERVVVASVVPALTGAFEQMAESATGRSPMVVGPGLKTGLKIRYDDPREVGADRIVNALAAVERCGAPVIVVDFGTATTIDVVDASGAYIGGAIAPGVETSAEALFEAAARLSKVDLEPPGKAIGSNTRESVQSGLLLGEAAMVDGLVRRCWAEIGTECPVIATGGLAARMTPLCETVAEADPDLTLRGLAIVYERNA